Proteins encoded together in one Candidatus Sulfotelmatobacter sp. window:
- a CDS encoding DUF177 domain-containing protein has protein sequence MGSSLVIDVGTLLFAGRPMVLDEHVEVPPFSSFTFPHPALVRLDLKRVDRGLQIDGTIEVDVAGTCDRCLEDAVSPLRVDVEERFDPPGGTSDPFGENNVLSGTSLDVGDLVRQLVDSALPMIWTCTEECRGLCDVCGRSKNAGGGCTCPTATTEGDHGKPQVEDPSFEDP, from the coding sequence ATGGGTTCTTCACTGGTCATCGACGTCGGGACGCTGCTGTTCGCGGGGCGCCCGATGGTCCTCGACGAGCACGTCGAGGTTCCGCCGTTCTCCTCGTTCACGTTTCCGCACCCGGCCCTCGTTCGGCTGGACCTGAAACGCGTCGACCGAGGCTTGCAGATCGACGGGACCATCGAAGTGGACGTCGCGGGCACCTGCGACCGGTGCCTCGAGGACGCCGTCTCGCCGCTGCGGGTCGACGTCGAGGAGCGCTTCGATCCGCCCGGCGGTACGAGCGATCCGTTCGGGGAGAACAACGTCCTGAGCGGCACGTCGCTGGACGTGGGCGATCTGGTCCGACAGTTGGTCGACAGCGCGCTCCCGATGATCTGGACGTGTACGGAAGAGTGCCGCGGACTGTGCGACGTCTGCGGACGGAGCAAGAACGCGGGCGGCGGGTGCACCTGTCCGACCGCGACGACGGAAGGCGATCATGGCAAACCTCAAGTGGAAGACCCCTCGTTCGAAGACCCGTAG
- the fabG gene encoding 3-oxoacyl-ACP reductase FabG produces MTGKIAVVTGASRGIGRAIAVDLARAGADLALIGRDPGALAETQAACREARPGAAADVFTCDVADQAAVDAAIAAVLGRHGRIDVAVANAGQSIDGLILRFKAADLDRLLDVNLKSAFYLCAAVAKPMMKQRGGSIVLVSSIVGLAGNAGQSAYAATKAGLLGLAKSLAKELGSRGIRVNAVAPGLIETAMTAEMPGAAREHYLRSIALGRAGAPEDVAPVVTFLASDSARYVSGQTVVVDGGYLT; encoded by the coding sequence ATGACCGGGAAGATCGCCGTCGTCACCGGCGCGAGCCGGGGGATCGGCCGCGCCATCGCCGTCGACCTCGCCCGCGCGGGTGCTGACCTCGCGCTGATCGGTCGCGACCCCGGCGCGCTGGCGGAGACGCAGGCGGCCTGCCGCGAGGCGCGGCCGGGCGCGGCCGCGGACGTCTTCACCTGCGACGTCGCCGATCAGGCGGCCGTCGACGCGGCGATCGCCGCGGTGCTGGGGCGACACGGCCGGATCGACGTCGCGGTCGCCAACGCCGGCCAGTCGATCGACGGCCTGATCCTGCGCTTCAAAGCCGCCGACCTCGACCGCTTGCTGGACGTCAACCTCAAGTCGGCCTTCTACCTCTGCGCGGCGGTCGCCAAGCCGATGATGAAGCAGCGCGGCGGTTCCATCGTCCTGGTCTCGTCGATCGTCGGCCTGGCCGGGAACGCCGGCCAAAGCGCCTACGCGGCGACCAAGGCCGGCTTGCTGGGCCTGGCCAAGTCGTTGGCGAAAGAACTCGGGTCGCGGGGCATTCGGGTCAACGCGGTCGCTCCCGGTCTCATCGAGACCGCGATGACCGCCGAGATGCCGGGCGCTGCCCGGGAACACTACCTGCGCTCGATCGCCCTCGGCCGTGCCGGGGCGCCCGAGGACGTTGCCCCTGTGGTCACCTTCCTCGCTTCGGACTCCGCCCGATACGTCTCCGGCCAAACCGTGGTCGTCGACGGCGGATACCTCACGTAA
- a CDS encoding beta-ketoacyl-ACP synthase III: MTNTGVRIAGVGHFVPERVISNADLERMFDTSDEWITTRTGMKERHAAALDQPTSDLALGAAQHALANAGIAATALDCVIIATVTPDYAFPATACVLAAKLGVPGTPAFDMEIGCSGFIYGLTVAASLVRSRVFKRVLLVGAEELTRLVNYEDRSTAILFGDGAGAVVLEQSDVDCFLGAELGSDGSRPQDLLLPFSGTAHPPLTGDDIAQKKNTIVMNGREVFRFAVTKMIDSTNTALEHAGIEPKDVTWLIPHQANRRIIDAAAKHLDLPSERVVVNIDRYGNTSAASIPIALSETVAAGKLHDGDIILFVGFGAGLSWGAVAWRWSTNGKGH; the protein is encoded by the coding sequence TTGACGAACACCGGCGTCCGGATCGCTGGGGTCGGGCATTTCGTCCCTGAGCGCGTGATCAGCAACGCCGACCTCGAGCGGATGTTCGATACGTCGGACGAGTGGATCACGACCCGGACCGGCATGAAAGAGCGGCACGCTGCCGCTCTCGATCAGCCGACGAGCGATCTGGCGCTGGGCGCCGCGCAACACGCGCTGGCGAACGCCGGCATCGCGGCGACGGCGTTGGATTGCGTCATCATCGCCACGGTGACGCCCGACTACGCGTTCCCGGCCACGGCCTGCGTCCTGGCCGCCAAGCTCGGCGTTCCCGGCACGCCGGCGTTCGACATGGAGATCGGCTGCAGCGGCTTCATCTACGGCTTGACCGTCGCCGCCAGCCTGGTCCGCAGCCGCGTCTTCAAGCGCGTGCTGCTGGTCGGCGCCGAAGAGCTGACCCGTCTGGTCAACTACGAAGACCGCTCGACGGCGATCCTGTTCGGCGACGGCGCCGGCGCGGTCGTGCTCGAGCAGAGCGACGTCGATTGCTTTCTCGGCGCCGAGCTGGGCTCCGACGGCTCGCGCCCGCAGGATCTGCTGCTCCCGTTCAGCGGCACCGCGCACCCGCCGCTCACCGGCGACGACATCGCGCAGAAGAAGAACACGATCGTCATGAACGGCCGCGAAGTCTTCCGGTTCGCGGTCACCAAGATGATCGACTCGACCAACACCGCGCTCGAGCACGCCGGCATCGAACCCAAAGACGTGACCTGGCTGATCCCGCATCAGGCCAATCGCCGCATCATCGACGCGGCCGCCAAGCACTTGGACTTGCCGTCGGAGCGCGTGGTCGTCAACATCGACCGCTACGGCAACACCAGCGCGGCCTCGATTCCGATCGCGCTCTCCGAAACGGTCGCCGCCGGCAAGCTGCACGACGGCGACATCATCCTGTTCGTCGGCTTCGGCGCCGGCCTGAGCTGGGGCGCCGTGGCCTGGCGCTGGTCCACCAACGGCAAGGGGCACTAG
- a CDS encoding acyl carrier protein yields the protein MAADTFDRVKKIIVEQLGVEENEVTPEASITDDLGADSLDQVELVMAFETEFGIDIPDEEAEKIKTVGDAVTKIDSVAAAKE from the coding sequence ATGGCTGCCGACACCTTCGATCGCGTCAAGAAGATCATCGTCGAGCAACTCGGCGTCGAAGAGAACGAAGTCACGCCCGAGGCGTCGATCACGGACGATTTGGGCGCGGACTCGCTCGACCAGGTCGAGCTCGTGATGGCGTTCGAGACCGAATTCGGCATCGACATCCCCGATGAAGAAGCCGAGAAGATCAAGACGGTCGGCGACGCCGTCACCAAGATCGACTCCGTCGCGGCGGCCAAGGAATAG
- the fabD gene encoding ACP S-malonyltransferase has product MRVGVVFPGQGSQQLGMGVDAARAYPAAAQCFAAAKTILGYDLLNLCEQGPEEKLRETRYAQPAIFVAHYALAKAVGDVLDPVASAGHSFGEFDSLTLAGALTFESALALVNQRGLAMHRAAEKAQGAMAAVLGLDAQALGDAVAEAVARGAGRVQLANFNAPGQIVISGDAAAVRVAGELAMEKGAKRVIPLNVSGAWHSALMDPAREEFAPHVRAATVMLPRFTVISNVDAQPYEDVEQIKANLIRSVTDEVRWHDVALALSALQLDLIVEFAASPVLGPMMKRVEGAPKAMTVSDAAGVEKLRALLAPASVS; this is encoded by the coding sequence ATGCGGGTTGGGGTCGTTTTTCCCGGACAGGGGTCGCAACAGCTGGGTATGGGCGTCGATGCGGCGCGTGCGTATCCGGCGGCCGCGCAGTGCTTCGCGGCGGCGAAGACGATCTTGGGCTACGACTTGTTGAACCTGTGCGAGCAGGGGCCGGAAGAGAAGCTGCGCGAGACGCGCTACGCGCAGCCGGCGATCTTCGTCGCGCACTACGCGTTGGCCAAAGCGGTCGGCGACGTCCTCGACCCGGTCGCGTCGGCCGGGCACTCGTTCGGCGAGTTCGATTCGCTCACGCTGGCGGGCGCGCTGACCTTCGAGAGTGCGCTGGCACTGGTGAACCAGCGCGGCCTGGCGATGCACCGTGCGGCCGAGAAGGCCCAGGGCGCGATGGCCGCCGTGCTGGGGCTCGACGCGCAGGCGCTCGGCGACGCCGTCGCCGAGGCCGTCGCGCGCGGCGCCGGCCGCGTGCAGCTGGCGAACTTCAACGCGCCCGGCCAAATCGTCATCAGCGGCGACGCCGCGGCGGTGCGCGTCGCGGGCGAGCTGGCGATGGAGAAGGGCGCCAAGCGCGTCATCCCGCTCAACGTCTCGGGCGCGTGGCACAGCGCGCTGATGGATCCCGCGCGCGAGGAGTTCGCGCCGCACGTGCGCGCCGCGACCGTCATGCTGCCGCGCTTCACCGTCATCTCCAACGTCGATGCGCAACCGTACGAAGACGTCGAGCAGATCAAAGCCAACCTGATCCGCTCCGTCACCGACGAGGTGCGCTGGCACGACGTCGCGCTCGCGCTCTCCGCGCTGCAATTGGACCTGATCGTCGAGTTCGCCGCATCGCCGGTGCTCGGGCCGATGATGAAGCGGGTCGAGGGCGCACCCAAGGCGATGACCGTCTCCGACGCCGCCGGCGTCGAGAAGCTGCGCGCGTTGCTGGCGCCCGCCTCCGTGTCATGA
- a CDS encoding BTAD domain-containing putative transcriptional regulator yields the protein MSPRPVVIDCRGMTSPAAVQDAVANAADASFITLDAAEVLLTMPGGEAALNAAIAAAAQRAVIAVTSRTPSELALRDVPPHDVLVFGRADLGFSDEEIRALCSPGELDDEALALIRTQTHGWPVGVLFFVRLFREGSLRASLHDLTGPSFAELRAYVASEVIAAWPPDVRQLCVACAALDHPTADDLRTLTGFSPARLHSLAETNGPVIAQADEFHIMPIVATTIRELLPEEVEALRRRALESWQLAGQHLRCAEIRLALDEPAAALAHLERMELPHPGEPIPRRYLDVVRALPIELLLSSRTPFFLLLSCPVTHAHPDALAAAVTAFTERLSGDDDPGVRSGALVAAGTLQHYQCRFVDAQAILDLAARTLADEAPVEHRRVLTAVRAATAAWRGRVHDSQHELADAGIPADGPTYFENERFEIDTTRAMLAGVDAAALDRWASWEEAARTWQDDDVTALAISYAASAAWLGGDDATFAVRSAEIDALHSRGRQRDQRRRFAETTTPLAEPWTTLRLLDAALRLDDPVFARRLAAVALTTAQASGAVVWITVAAIVNAALEDDPTSFLTLAKQAAAAIDDAAFRAGVDALAAGRANRTGPLAPLVRRMRQSKATRLDVVRVDVFAGVALRHGRPLPVRDREIELLAALSLAGGSIDREVLAERLWDAVDPQAAQAALRASTHRLRRDVGDREVVQVTGNAYRLTWRVVTDFVEAETVVAGLRRLGDLTDSDRAWLRRWLGKLTAPTSPAYLRWRWFVTYEPRVVELRHHVAMLIAEDLLRSGDPEGAVNVAETLLYGDPLDEPANELAIRAKFAGHHPAEGLRRFRLYRDMLQREYQAVPPDALARLAMGRPEPPGT from the coding sequence TTGAGCCCACGCCCCGTCGTGATCGACTGCCGCGGCATGACGTCTCCCGCCGCCGTCCAGGACGCGGTCGCGAACGCCGCCGACGCATCCTTCATCACCCTCGACGCCGCCGAAGTGCTGCTCACGATGCCGGGCGGAGAGGCCGCGCTCAACGCAGCGATCGCCGCGGCGGCGCAGAGGGCCGTCATCGCCGTTACGTCGCGCACGCCGAGCGAGCTCGCCTTGCGGGACGTTCCGCCGCACGACGTGCTCGTCTTCGGTCGGGCGGACCTCGGTTTCAGCGACGAGGAGATTCGCGCACTGTGTTCGCCCGGCGAACTCGACGACGAGGCGCTCGCGCTCATCCGCACGCAGACGCACGGGTGGCCGGTCGGCGTCCTCTTCTTCGTCCGGCTCTTCCGCGAGGGTTCGCTGCGCGCGAGTCTCCACGATCTGACCGGACCGTCCTTCGCGGAGCTGCGCGCGTACGTCGCGAGCGAGGTCATCGCCGCGTGGCCGCCGGACGTGCGGCAACTGTGCGTCGCGTGCGCGGCGCTCGATCATCCGACCGCCGACGACCTGCGCACGCTGACGGGCTTCAGTCCCGCGCGGCTGCACAGCCTCGCCGAGACGAACGGGCCGGTGATCGCGCAGGCAGACGAGTTCCACATCATGCCCATCGTCGCGACGACGATTCGCGAGCTGCTGCCGGAAGAGGTGGAGGCGCTGCGCCGGCGCGCGCTGGAGAGCTGGCAGCTTGCGGGGCAGCATCTGCGCTGCGCGGAGATCCGGCTGGCCTTGGACGAGCCGGCAGCCGCGCTGGCCCACCTCGAGCGCATGGAACTGCCGCACCCGGGGGAACCGATCCCGCGACGTTACCTCGACGTCGTGCGAGCCCTCCCGATCGAACTGCTGCTGAGCTCGCGCACGCCGTTCTTTCTGCTGCTCAGCTGCCCGGTGACCCACGCGCACCCGGACGCGCTCGCCGCTGCGGTCACGGCTTTCACCGAACGCCTCTCCGGCGACGACGATCCGGGCGTTCGGTCCGGGGCGTTGGTGGCCGCCGGTACCCTTCAGCATTACCAGTGCCGGTTCGTCGACGCGCAGGCGATCCTCGACCTCGCGGCGCGCACGCTCGCCGATGAAGCGCCGGTCGAGCACCGGCGCGTGCTGACCGCAGTCCGCGCGGCGACCGCAGCGTGGCGCGGGCGCGTGCACGACTCCCAGCACGAGCTCGCCGATGCGGGCATTCCAGCCGACGGTCCGACGTACTTCGAGAACGAACGCTTCGAGATCGATACGACGCGCGCGATGCTCGCCGGCGTCGATGCAGCGGCGCTCGACCGCTGGGCATCGTGGGAAGAGGCCGCGCGCACGTGGCAGGACGACGACGTGACCGCGCTCGCCATTTCGTACGCGGCGTCGGCCGCGTGGCTCGGCGGCGACGACGCAACGTTCGCGGTACGCAGCGCGGAGATCGACGCACTGCACAGCCGCGGCCGCCAGCGCGACCAACGGCGGCGCTTCGCCGAAACGACGACGCCGCTCGCGGAACCGTGGACGACGCTGCGCCTCTTGGATGCCGCACTGCGGCTCGACGATCCGGTGTTCGCGCGGCGGCTCGCCGCCGTGGCACTGACGACTGCCCAAGCGTCGGGCGCGGTGGTCTGGATCACGGTCGCCGCGATCGTCAACGCGGCACTCGAGGACGACCCCACGAGTTTCCTGACGCTGGCGAAACAAGCCGCGGCGGCGATCGACGACGCCGCATTTCGGGCCGGGGTCGATGCGCTCGCGGCGGGGCGCGCGAACCGCACGGGGCCGCTCGCGCCGTTGGTCCGCCGCATGCGGCAAAGCAAAGCGACGCGGCTCGACGTGGTGCGGGTCGACGTCTTCGCCGGCGTGGCATTACGCCACGGCCGGCCCCTCCCGGTGCGAGACCGCGAGATCGAGCTCTTGGCGGCGCTCTCTTTGGCCGGCGGCAGCATCGACCGTGAGGTCTTGGCCGAGCGTCTGTGGGATGCGGTCGATCCGCAGGCGGCGCAGGCAGCCCTGCGCGCATCGACGCACCGGCTGCGACGCGACGTGGGCGACCGCGAGGTCGTCCAGGTCACCGGAAACGCGTATCGGCTCACCTGGCGGGTCGTGACGGACTTCGTCGAGGCCGAGACCGTCGTCGCCGGCCTGCGGCGGCTGGGCGACCTCACCGACTCCGATCGAGCCTGGTTGCGCCGCTGGTTGGGAAAGCTGACGGCTCCGACGAGCCCCGCGTACCTCCGCTGGCGATGGTTCGTCACCTACGAGCCGCGCGTCGTCGAGCTGCGCCACCACGTGGCGATGCTCATCGCCGAGGATCTCTTGCGGTCGGGCGACCCGGAGGGCGCCGTCAACGTCGCCGAGACGCTGCTGTACGGCGACCCGCTCGACGAGCCGGCCAACGAGTTGGCCATCCGCGCCAAGTTCGCCGGCCACCACCCGGCCGAGGGGCTGCGACGGTTCCGGCTGTATCGAGACATGCTGCAGCGCGAGTACCAAGCCGTGCCGCCCGATGCGCTTGCGCGACTGGCCATGGGCCGGCCCGAGCCACCCGGAACCTGA
- the cysC gene encoding adenylyl-sulfate kinase, with the protein MTAEARVVVLGHVDHGKSTLIGRLLYDTGSLPEARIAEVIASSRRRGLQTEWSFALDALQEERDQAVTIDTTRVWFTLNGRRFAIIDAPGHEEFLANAMTGASDADAAILVVDAERGVEDQTRRHIYLLGLLAIPDVIVALNKIDAVDDPQRAIAAGEAARTALEAVGVDVRAIVPISARDGDNVVQRSERTPWYTGPTLAELLGGITAAEDSAERAPLRMWVQDVYRRADERLVVGTVRSGRVAVGDVVRIAPSGETATVAALRGWPHDPHEARAGEPVALVFGSAVFVDRGDLLSHVDQHPVTVRSLHVRACWFDREPPHVDETVRLRVGSADVAAQVTAVLETVDPRTLTAVERSGGTRGTVYALALRTAVPVALDQNARCAIERHGVPIAAAHAEQLTAQGANVYAASHLIGAPERAARNGYAGLVLWMTGLPGAGKTTLGMRAERELFRRGFNVYVLDGDTLRSGLNADLDFSPEGRRENIRRVAEVAKLLADAGNIVLVSLVSPGAADRARARAIVGGTFHEAFVRASLATCEARDPKSLYRRARAGEIQGFTGVDAPYDVPEAPDLVLDTESADVETCVAELIAYASGAARIAALPTSPARS; encoded by the coding sequence ATGACCGCGGAAGCGCGCGTCGTCGTGCTCGGTCACGTCGATCACGGCAAGTCGACGCTCATCGGGCGCCTGCTCTACGACACCGGGTCGCTGCCGGAAGCTCGCATTGCCGAGGTCATCGCCAGCAGCCGTCGCCGCGGCTTGCAGACCGAATGGTCGTTCGCGCTCGACGCGTTGCAAGAAGAGCGCGACCAGGCCGTCACCATCGATACGACCCGCGTCTGGTTCACCTTGAACGGACGGCGGTTCGCGATCATCGACGCGCCGGGCCACGAAGAGTTCCTGGCCAACGCGATGACCGGCGCCAGCGACGCCGACGCGGCGATCCTGGTCGTCGACGCCGAACGTGGCGTCGAGGACCAGACGCGCCGGCACATCTATCTCCTGGGCCTGCTGGCGATTCCCGACGTCATCGTCGCGCTCAACAAGATCGACGCCGTCGACGATCCGCAGCGCGCGATCGCGGCCGGCGAGGCCGCGCGCACCGCGCTCGAAGCGGTGGGCGTCGACGTGCGCGCCATCGTTCCGATCTCCGCGCGCGACGGCGACAACGTCGTCCAGCGCTCCGAGCGCACGCCCTGGTACACCGGTCCGACGCTGGCCGAACTGCTGGGCGGCATCACCGCCGCCGAAGACTCCGCCGAGCGCGCGCCGCTGCGCATGTGGGTGCAAGACGTCTACCGCCGCGCGGACGAGCGGCTCGTCGTCGGTACCGTGCGCAGCGGTCGCGTCGCCGTCGGCGACGTCGTGCGCATCGCGCCGTCGGGCGAAACCGCGACGGTCGCCGCGCTGCGCGGCTGGCCGCACGACCCGCACGAAGCGCGGGCCGGCGAGCCGGTCGCGCTCGTGTTCGGCTCCGCCGTCTTCGTCGACCGCGGCGACTTGCTCTCGCACGTCGATCAGCACCCGGTCACGGTCCGCTCGCTGCACGTGCGCGCCTGCTGGTTCGACCGCGAGCCGCCGCACGTCGACGAGACCGTGCGGCTGCGCGTCGGCAGCGCCGACGTCGCGGCGCAGGTGACCGCGGTGCTCGAAACCGTCGACCCGCGCACGCTGACCGCGGTCGAACGCAGCGGCGGGACGCGCGGCACCGTCTACGCGCTCGCACTGCGGACCGCGGTTCCGGTCGCGCTCGACCAGAACGCCCGCTGCGCGATCGAGCGCCACGGCGTGCCGATCGCCGCCGCCCACGCCGAGCAGCTGACCGCGCAGGGTGCGAACGTCTACGCCGCCTCGCACCTCATCGGCGCACCCGAGCGCGCCGCGCGCAACGGCTATGCGGGGCTGGTGCTCTGGATGACCGGTCTGCCGGGCGCCGGCAAAACGACGCTCGGTATGCGCGCGGAGCGCGAGCTGTTCCGGCGTGGCTTCAACGTCTACGTCCTCGACGGCGACACGCTGCGCTCCGGCCTCAACGCCGACTTGGACTTCTCGCCCGAAGGACGGCGCGAGAACATACGCCGCGTCGCCGAGGTCGCCAAGCTGCTGGCGGACGCCGGCAATATCGTGCTGGTCTCGCTGGTCTCGCCGGGCGCGGCCGACCGTGCGCGAGCACGCGCCATCGTCGGCGGCACGTTCCACGAGGCCTTCGTGCGGGCGTCCCTGGCGACGTGCGAGGCGCGCGACCCGAAGAGCCTCTACCGGCGCGCACGTGCCGGCGAGATCCAGGGGTTCACGGGCGTCGATGCCCCCTATGACGTCCCCGAAGCGCCCGACCTGGTGCTCGACACCGAGAGCGCCGACGTCGAGACGTGCGTCGCCGAGCTGATCGCCTACGCCAGCGGCGCGGCGCGCATCGCGGCGCTGCCGACCTCGCCGGCGCGCAGCTGA
- a CDS encoding bifunctional diguanylate cyclase/phosphodiesterase: MLAVLSVLAATERRSRLLAERFAGLSRCGELDGLNDAAWVQAMLEVGAASLRPQVPIAGYLSHVEGGLVVVDACAFAGPPAGDAFAVLGPGDTLPVHQTLAAQVAAARHAIAWDELTRISLDAVRAKGWGSCIGTSFPVGGSTHLLIFASPMPMSRDPFGDDDRAYVDVLAALFANRLHRRWLSDRMRYAAEHDLLTGLPNRTQFQVALRSAIEAQAPFALAIVDIDGFGEINRAHGHLFGDELLVEVAAELNGIDEADLVARLSADRFGVLMRGAGCDVALTAGLARYERRFARAFSTGDRDGTRTIDVTASFGVAVFPHDGQGAEDLARRADIALEAGKSRGAGTVRRYDAAMEQAFQRGRISRADLLRAVQTEELHLVYQPTFELESRRLAGAEALIRWNHPQHGLLAPSEFIPFAERAGIIGRVTSWVIDEVLRDLGRMPHLPAEFRCYVNISAKDLADEAFVDQLRRALEHRPGLTRNLGIEVTESAAMEDLSRSADALSQLRALGVAVALDDFGTGHSSLPYLRRLPFDILKIDRTFVHEQPSNGRDAAVGEMLCSLGRRLGVATLAEGIEREAQIAWALAHGCRYGQGFHLAPPQPFDDLRERLLREV, encoded by the coding sequence ATGCTCGCCGTGCTTTCCGTCCTCGCCGCCACCGAGCGACGCTCGCGCCTGCTGGCGGAACGGTTCGCGGGCCTCTCGCGCTGCGGTGAGCTGGACGGGCTCAACGATGCCGCCTGGGTCCAGGCGATGCTCGAGGTCGGCGCCGCGTCGCTACGGCCGCAGGTGCCGATCGCGGGCTATCTGAGTCACGTCGAAGGCGGCCTCGTCGTCGTCGACGCGTGCGCGTTCGCGGGACCACCCGCAGGCGACGCGTTCGCCGTTCTCGGGCCCGGCGATACGCTACCGGTGCATCAGACGCTCGCAGCGCAGGTAGCGGCGGCGCGACATGCCATCGCCTGGGACGAGCTCACCCGCATCAGCCTGGATGCGGTGCGGGCGAAAGGCTGGGGCAGCTGCATCGGCACGAGCTTCCCCGTCGGCGGGTCCACGCATTTGCTCATCTTCGCCTCCCCGATGCCGATGAGCAGGGACCCCTTCGGTGACGACGACCGCGCGTACGTCGACGTGCTGGCAGCGCTCTTCGCGAACCGCCTCCACCGACGCTGGCTATCCGACCGCATGCGCTACGCCGCCGAGCACGACCTGCTCACCGGCCTGCCGAACCGCACCCAGTTCCAGGTCGCACTCCGCTCGGCGATCGAAGCGCAAGCGCCGTTCGCGCTTGCAATCGTCGACATCGACGGTTTCGGCGAGATCAATCGCGCGCACGGTCATCTGTTCGGAGACGAGCTGCTCGTCGAAGTGGCGGCGGAGCTGAACGGCATCGACGAGGCGGACCTCGTCGCGCGGCTCTCGGCGGATCGATTCGGCGTTCTGATGCGTGGCGCCGGTTGCGATGTCGCGCTCACCGCGGGGCTTGCGCGGTACGAGCGCCGCTTCGCCCGAGCTTTCAGTACCGGTGATCGAGACGGGACGCGGACGATCGACGTGACGGCGTCGTTCGGCGTGGCCGTCTTTCCGCACGACGGACAAGGCGCCGAGGACCTCGCGCGGCGTGCCGATATCGCCCTCGAGGCCGGCAAGAGCCGGGGTGCCGGGACGGTGCGGCGCTACGACGCCGCGATGGAGCAAGCGTTCCAGCGCGGTCGGATCAGCCGCGCGGATCTCCTCCGCGCGGTTCAGACCGAAGAGCTCCACTTGGTGTATCAGCCGACGTTCGAGCTGGAATCCCGTCGCCTCGCCGGAGCGGAGGCGTTGATTCGGTGGAACCATCCGCAACACGGTCTCCTCGCGCCGAGCGAGTTCATCCCGTTCGCGGAGCGCGCCGGCATCATCGGGCGCGTCACATCGTGGGTGATCGATGAGGTGCTGCGCGACCTCGGCCGCATGCCGCATCTCCCCGCCGAGTTCCGCTGCTACGTGAACATCTCGGCGAAGGATCTGGCCGACGAAGCATTCGTCGACCAGCTGCGGCGCGCACTCGAGCACCGGCCCGGACTCACCCGGAATCTCGGCATCGAAGTCACGGAATCCGCCGCGATGGAAGACCTCTCGCGCTCGGCCGACGCGCTCAGCCAACTGCGCGCGCTCGGCGTTGCGGTCGCACTGGACGACTTCGGGACCGGGCACTCCTCACTGCCATACCTGCGTCGCTTGCCGTTCGACATCCTGAAGATCGACCGGACGTTCGTGCACGAGCAACCGTCGAACGGGCGCGACGCCGCCGTCGGTGAGATGCTCTGCTCGCTCGGCCGGCGACTGGGCGTCGCCACGCTGGCCGAAGGGATCGAACGGGAAGCGCAAATCGCGTGGGCGCTCGCCCACGGCTGCCGGTACGGGCAAGGCTTCCATCTCGCGCCGCCGCAGCCGTTCGACGACCTGCGTGAGCGTTTGCTGCGCGAGGTCTGA
- the cysD gene encoding sulfate adenylyltransferase subunit CysD, which yields MDDLELNRLESQAIAVIRDAYRLFTPSCVLWSMGKDSTALLWLMRKAFLGPIPMKVMLLDTGMELPEVYAFRDRIAAEWGLDFQNEECPSEEACDPSLPPQSRAAARKSEGLRNAIATGGYRAVFVGIRRDEQATRAKERIVSPRALDGNWNVREQPPEFWGYTLTDIPHGGHVRVHPLLAWTELDVWRYTKRENIPIVPLYLARDGYRYRSLGEKNITKPIPSTADSIDAIIEELSTTREPERAGRTMDHESEASFEQLRAGGYM from the coding sequence GTGGACGACCTCGAACTCAACCGTTTGGAGAGCCAGGCGATCGCAGTGATCCGCGACGCCTATCGGCTCTTCACGCCCTCCTGCGTGCTGTGGTCGATGGGCAAGGATTCGACCGCCCTCTTGTGGCTGATGCGCAAAGCCTTCCTGGGTCCGATCCCGATGAAGGTCATGCTGCTCGATACCGGCATGGAGCTGCCCGAAGTCTACGCGTTCCGCGACCGCATCGCGGCCGAGTGGGGACTCGACTTCCAGAACGAGGAGTGTCCGTCCGAGGAGGCGTGCGACCCCAGCCTGCCGCCGCAGTCACGCGCCGCGGCGCGTAAGTCGGAAGGGCTGCGCAACGCGATCGCGACCGGCGGCTACCGAGCGGTCTTCGTCGGCATTCGGCGCGACGAGCAGGCCACGCGCGCCAAGGAGCGGATCGTCAGCCCGCGCGCGCTCGACGGGAACTGGAACGTGCGCGAGCAGCCGCCCGAGTTCTGGGGCTACACGCTGACCGACATTCCGCACGGCGGTCACGTGCGCGTGCACCCGTTGCTGGCGTGGACCGAGCTCGACGTGTGGCGCTACACCAAGCGCGAGAACATCCCGATCGTGCCGCTCTATCTCGCGCGCGACGGTTACCGCTACCGCTCCCTGGGCGAGAAGAACATCACCAAGCCGATCCCGAGCACGGCCGACTCGATCGACGCGATCATCGAGGAGCTGAGCACCACGCGCGAACCCGAACGCGCGGGCCGCACCATGGACCACGAGAGCGAGGCATCGTTCGAGCAGCTGCGCGCCGGCGGGTACATGTGA